A window of Lepidochelys kempii isolate rLepKem1 chromosome 1, rLepKem1.hap2, whole genome shotgun sequence contains these coding sequences:
- the IL18BP gene encoding interleukin-18-binding protein isoform X1, with the protein MRGRVTQPSSSRGLALGGELWLGAPHGLLPFPTPAMLMLPSLVLPGVMGAVPWLPLVLLCSHFQSSDAASSLRPEIITPLKPVKSPALGKRFSLRCQAKSPFPGMTLIYWLANGSFVEDQYLDLAVCEGDVVTEARGTGVLLTRELHFCSFSQRDSSTSFMCVVRNPAGLEKALVRWDPEQPAQVAEPQQETRQDVQTLETTPSVDWAKSMDGAQGQQHQPARGSDIVPMAAKCHFAGKAMPASLHGQHS; encoded by the exons atgAGGGGCAGGGTCACACAGCCAAGCAGTAGTAGAGGCCTGGCTCTAGGTGGGGAGCTGTGGCTCGGAGCACCCCATGGGCTgctcccattccccaccccagccatgcTAATGCTGCCTTCTCTTGTGCTCCCAGGTGTGATGGGTGCTGTTCCCTGGCTCCCTCTAGTCCTCCTCTGCAGCCACTTCCAGAGCTCAG ATGCAGCTTCCAGCCTGCGCCCAGAGATCATCACCCCCCTGAAGCCTGTGAAAAGTCCCGCCTTGG GGAAACGCTTCAGTCTCCGCTGCCAGGCTAAGAGCCCCTTCCCGGGGATGACCCTCATCTACTGGCTGGCAAATGGCTCCTTCGTGGAGGACCAGTACCTGGACTTGGCAGTGTGCGAAGGGGATGTTGT AACAGAGGCCAGGGGCACCGGGGTCCTCCTGACCCGGGAGTTGCACTTCTGCTCCTTCTCCCAGCGGGACAGCAGCACCTCCTTCATGTGTGTGGTGAGGAACCCAGCCGGGCTGGAAAAGGCACTTGTCCGCTGGGACCCTGAGCAGCCAGCCCAGGTCGCGGAGCCGCAGCAGGAGACAAGGCAGGACGTCCAGACCCTGGAGACCACCCCCAGCGTGGACTG GGCCAAGAGCATGGACGGAGCACAGGGACAGCAGCACCAGCCCGCGAGAGGCAGCGATATTGTGCCTATGGCTGCCAAGTGCCACTTCGCTGGCAAGGCTATGCCAGCCTCCCTCCACGGCCAACACAGCTga